From the Leptolyngbya sp. O-77 genome, one window contains:
- a CDS encoding histidine kinase, with protein MKLSLKSIATVSALSAVAAVPMLFSASPASAQMSGSYIGAGIAAGVTEDAAGDTSFGANVQGRFDVPVAPISVRGAALISDSAALMPLVTYDIGIAPGTNLYIGGGYSFVTEEGESTPLGDRSAPVATVGVEAAIRRNIVLYGDAKVGFDAYRNSNDAAVSLQVGAAYRF; from the coding sequence ATGAAACTCTCTCTGAAATCGATTGCTACCGTTTCTGCTCTGTCGGCTGTTGCTGCGGTTCCCATGCTGTTTTCTGCCAGCCCTGCTTCGGCCCAGATGTCTGGTAGCTACATTGGCGCAGGTATTGCTGCGGGTGTGACCGAAGATGCCGCTGGCGACACGTCCTTCGGGGCAAATGTTCAAGGGCGGTTTGACGTGCCTGTGGCTCCGATCTCGGTGCGCGGCGCAGCCCTGATTAGCGATTCGGCGGCGCTAATGCCCCTAGTGACGTATGACATCGGCATCGCACCTGGCACCAACCTCTACATCGGCGGCGGCTACTCCTTTGTCACCGAAGAGGGCGAATCGACTCCGCTGGGCGATCGCAGCGCTCCGGTGGCCACGGTGGGTGTAGAAGCCGCGATTCGTCGCAACATCGTCCTCTACGGTGACGCGAAGGTGGGCTTTGATGCATACCGAAACAGCAACGACGCTGCTGTGAGCCTGCAAGTGGGTGCAGCTTATCGATTCTAG
- a CDS encoding DedA family protein gives MSLELLSLEALENLAHEYGYWVVFLGIMLENTGVPLPGETITLVGGFLAGSDELDYWLVLASATAGAVLGDNFGYWIGYFGGWPLLVRVGRVFRIEEPRLLAIRKQFSENAARAVIFGRFLALLRIFAGPLAGIAQMPYPKFLLCNLIGALSWASVMVTLAFFVGKLVPLEQLVALVGQFAVVALLLFCAAIALPTWLEHRAKQELEG, from the coding sequence ATGTCGCTTGAGCTGTTATCGCTAGAGGCCCTGGAAAATCTTGCACATGAGTATGGCTATTGGGTCGTGTTTTTGGGCATTATGCTCGAAAATACAGGCGTGCCGCTGCCCGGTGAGACAATTACGCTGGTGGGCGGGTTTTTGGCAGGCAGCGATGAGCTAGATTACTGGCTGGTGTTGGCCAGTGCCACGGCCGGGGCTGTGCTGGGGGACAATTTTGGCTATTGGATTGGGTATTTTGGCGGCTGGCCGCTGCTGGTGCGGGTGGGTCGCGTCTTTCGCATTGAGGAACCCAGGCTGCTGGCAATCCGCAAGCAATTTAGCGAAAATGCCGCGAGAGCAGTCATTTTTGGTCGGTTTCTGGCGCTGCTGCGAATTTTTGCCGGGCCGCTGGCAGGCATTGCTCAGATGCCTTATCCCAAGTTTTTGCTGTGCAATTTGATTGGGGCGCTGTCTTGGGCATCGGTCATGGTCACGCTTGCCTTTTTTGTTGGCAAGCTTGTTCCACTGGAGCAGCTGGTGGCGCTGGTGGGTCAGTTTGCAGTGGTGGCGCTGCTGCTGTTTTGTGCGGCGATCGCCCTGCCCACCTGGCTAGAGCATCGCGCCAAGCAAGAGCTTGAAGGCTAA
- the gcvP gene encoding aminomethyl-transferring glycine dehydrogenase has protein sequence MSPETLTNSQVSMDNAGSISNGEVAGTLSTGIENSAEADGRQSGDSRRGCFANRADHAEVDGVTAADNFVQRHIGPSEAEVQSMLATLGLGSLAELIDRAVPTAIRLQQPLNLGEGQSEYELLKELRAIAAQNKLFRSFIGMGYHNTITPPVIQRNILENPGWYTQYTPYQPEIAQGRLEALLNFQTMVIDLTGLEIANASLLDEGTAAAEAMTLSYGQHKGKSKTFWVSEACHPQTIEVVQTRARPLGIDVLVGDHRTFDFSTPVFGVLLQYPATDGAIYDYTAFIERAHEQGAIATVAADLLSLTLLKPPGEFGADIAVGSTQRFGVPLGYGGPHAAYFATKEAFKRQIPGRLVGVSKDATGQPALRLALQTREQHIRRDKATSNICTAQVLLAIIASMYAVYHGPDGLKRIATRIHQLTCVLAEGLKAQGYELGSEPFFDTLRVTVPDAEKLMERAIAHQINLRRINPTTLGISLDETTTPADLQDLLQVFAPSSPTPSLPNAPHVSAAEQNPQIPSPLARTSPYLTHPVFHRYHSETELLRYMYRLQLKDLSLATAMIPLGSCTMKLNATSEMLPVTWAEFGQLHPFVPLDQAQGYQVLFQQLGDLLKEITGFAGISLQPNAGSQGEYTGLLVIRQYHLSRGEAHRNVCLIPESAHGTNPASAVMSGMKVVPVACDSEGNIDVADLRTKAEKHQTDLAALMVTYPSTHGVFEAAIREICDIVHAYGGQIYMDGANMNAQVGLCRPADFGADVCHLNLHKTFCIPHGGGGPGMGPIGVAAHLVPFLPSHPVVPMGGENSVGSVSAAPWGSSSILPISWVYIRLMGTAGLTRATQVAILSANYIAKRLEGHYSVLYKGENGLVAHECILDLRQFKKTAGVEVEDVAKRLIDYGFHPPTMSWPVAGTIMVEPTESESLAELDRFCDAMIAIREEIREIEDGKVPQDNNLLKNAPHPAAILLSDEWNRPYSREQAAYPTAWTRENKFWPAVGRIDNAYGDRNLVCSCLPIDAY, from the coding sequence ATGTCGCCTGAAACTTTGACCAATTCTCAAGTGTCGATGGATAACGCTGGCTCAATTTCAAACGGCGAGGTCGCCGGAACACTGTCCACAGGGATAGAGAACAGCGCAGAGGCAGATGGCAGGCAATCGGGCGATTCCCGCAGGGGTTGCTTCGCGAATCGCGCTGACCATGCAGAGGTCGATGGGGTTACGGCTGCGGATAACTTTGTGCAGCGGCATATTGGGCCGTCGGAGGCAGAGGTGCAATCCATGCTGGCGACGCTAGGCTTGGGGTCTTTGGCAGAACTAATCGACCGGGCCGTACCCACGGCTATCCGGCTCCAGCAGCCGCTGAACTTGGGAGAGGGGCAGAGCGAGTATGAGTTGCTCAAGGAACTGAGGGCGATCGCCGCTCAAAATAAACTCTTCCGCTCCTTCATCGGCATGGGCTATCACAACACCATTACGCCGCCGGTCATTCAGCGCAATATTCTGGAAAATCCTGGCTGGTATACGCAATACACGCCCTACCAGCCCGAAATCGCGCAGGGTCGCCTGGAGGCGCTGCTGAACTTTCAGACGATGGTGATCGACCTGACAGGGCTGGAAATCGCCAACGCCTCGCTGTTGGACGAAGGCACCGCCGCCGCCGAAGCGATGACCCTCAGCTATGGCCAGCACAAGGGCAAGAGCAAGACATTTTGGGTGTCGGAAGCCTGCCACCCGCAAACGATCGAGGTGGTGCAAACCCGCGCCCGGCCGCTAGGCATCGACGTTTTGGTGGGCGACCACCGCACGTTCGATTTTTCCACGCCCGTCTTTGGCGTGCTGCTGCAATATCCGGCGACGGACGGCGCAATTTACGACTACACGGCATTTATTGAGCGGGCGCATGAACAAGGGGCGATCGCCACGGTTGCCGCCGACCTGCTCAGCCTGACGCTGCTGAAACCGCCGGGAGAATTTGGTGCAGATATTGCCGTCGGCAGCACCCAGCGCTTTGGCGTGCCCCTCGGCTATGGCGGCCCCCACGCGGCCTACTTCGCCACTAAAGAAGCCTTCAAGCGGCAGATTCCGGGTCGCCTCGTCGGCGTATCCAAAGACGCGACGGGCCAGCCCGCCCTGCGTCTGGCCCTGCAAACCCGCGAACAGCACATCCGCCGTGACAAGGCTACTAGCAATATCTGCACTGCCCAAGTGCTGCTGGCCATCATTGCCAGCATGTATGCCGTCTACCACGGCCCAGATGGACTGAAGCGCATCGCCACCCGCATTCACCAACTCACCTGCGTCCTCGCCGAAGGCCTAAAGGCGCAAGGCTACGAACTGGGGAGCGAACCCTTCTTTGACACGCTGCGGGTGACGGTGCCCGATGCTGAGAAGCTCATGGAGCGGGCGATCGCCCACCAGATCAACCTCCGCCGCATTAACCCCACCACCCTCGGCATCAGCCTCGACGAAACCACCACCCCCGCAGACCTCCAGGATCTCCTCCAAGTCTTCGCCCCCAGTTCCCCAACGCCTTCCCTGCCGAATGCCCCTCACGTCAGCGCTGCGGAGCAAAACCCTCAGATCCCCAGCCCCCTCGCCCGCACCAGCCCCTACCTCACCCATCCCGTCTTCCACCGCTACCACTCCGAAACCGAACTCCTCCGCTACATGTATCGCCTCCAGCTTAAGGACTTGTCCCTAGCCACGGCGATGATTCCCCTCGGCTCCTGCACCATGAAGCTGAACGCCACCTCCGAAATGCTGCCCGTCACCTGGGCGGAGTTTGGCCAGCTTCATCCCTTTGTGCCGCTGGATCAGGCCCAGGGCTATCAAGTCCTGTTCCAGCAGCTTGGGGACTTGCTCAAGGAAATTACGGGTTTTGCGGGTATCTCACTCCAGCCGAATGCAGGGTCCCAGGGCGAATACACCGGGCTGCTGGTGATTCGGCAATATCACCTGAGTCGGGGCGAAGCACATCGCAATGTCTGCCTAATTCCCGAATCGGCCCACGGCACTAACCCCGCCAGCGCCGTGATGTCCGGCATGAAGGTGGTGCCCGTCGCCTGCGACAGCGAAGGCAATATCGACGTGGCGGATTTGCGAACCAAGGCAGAGAAGCACCAGACCGATCTAGCGGCGCTGATGGTGACATATCCCTCTACCCACGGGGTCTTTGAGGCGGCGATTCGAGAAATTTGCGACATTGTTCATGCCTACGGCGGCCAGATCTACATGGACGGCGCCAACATGAACGCCCAGGTGGGATTGTGTCGTCCGGCCGACTTTGGCGCAGATGTATGCCATTTGAACCTGCACAAGACCTTCTGCATTCCCCACGGCGGCGGCGGCCCCGGCATGGGCCCGATTGGCGTAGCGGCGCACTTGGTTCCTTTCTTGCCCAGCCATCCCGTCGTGCCGATGGGCGGCGAAAACAGCGTCGGCTCCGTCTCTGCTGCGCCCTGGGGCAGCAGCAGCATCTTGCCCATTTCCTGGGTCTACATCCGCCTGATGGGCACGGCTGGGTTGACCCGCGCCACCCAGGTCGCCATCCTCAGCGCCAACTACATTGCTAAGCGGCTGGAGGGACATTACTCCGTGCTGTATAAGGGCGAAAACGGGCTGGTGGCCCACGAGTGTATCCTCGACCTGCGCCAGTTTAAGAAGACGGCTGGTGTGGAGGTGGAAGACGTTGCCAAGCGGCTGATCGACTACGGGTTTCACCCGCCCACCATGTCCTGGCCCGTGGCGGGGACGATCATGGTAGAGCCGACCGAGAGCGAGTCGCTGGCAGAATTAGATCGCTTCTGCGATGCGATGATCGCCATCCGCGAAGAAATCCGCGAGATCGAAGACGGCAAGGTTCCCCAAGACAATAACTTGCTGAAAAATGCGCCCCACCCTGCTGCCATCTTGCTGAGCGACGAGTGGAACCGCCCCTACTCGCGGGAGCAGGCTGCCTACCCAACGGCGTGGACTCGTGAGAACAAGTTCTGGCCTGCCGTAGGACGCATTGATAACGCCTATGGCGATCGCAACCTAGTCTGCTCCTGCCTGCCCATAGACGCTTATTAG
- a CDS encoding extracellular solute-binding protein: protein MKRRSLLIGSGSVALAALLGGCRRRDNGLRVLFLEDSVPPQVLKAFRSALRQPLPLSFVPRPQLASIFEQLQTWQTVESSQTADLVTMGDAWLTEAIQQKLIQPLEMSSIPGWERVPKPWQDLVTRDRQGALSATGLVWGAPYRWGSVAIAFRRDKLDPLGWQPQDWADLWRPELAGMLSLPDSPRTVLGLVLKKLGRSVNESNLETVPNLQDELAALDRQTKFYSSTDYLQPLLIDDTWAAVGWTTDILPVMQGDPRIGAVIPASGTMLFSDLWVRPARSPSTESNPGAIAESALAQWIDFCWQPETATRLSLQTAAASPIFALDTSDLPADLRNRELRLPAESILQKSEFLLPLSPASAAQFRQAWSALPRQAWIDPSAQQSRRNAA from the coding sequence ATGAAGCGGCGATCGCTCCTCATTGGCTCTGGCAGTGTAGCGCTTGCGGCCCTGCTGGGCGGATGTCGCCGCCGCGACAACGGGCTGCGGGTGTTGTTTCTCGAAGACTCGGTGCCGCCGCAGGTCTTGAAGGCATTTCGCAGCGCCCTGAGGCAACCGCTGCCGCTCAGCTTTGTGCCCCGTCCGCAGCTTGCCAGCATCTTTGAGCAGTTGCAAACCTGGCAAACGGTGGAGTCGTCGCAGACGGCCGACTTGGTAACAATGGGTGATGCGTGGCTAACGGAGGCGATCCAGCAAAAGCTGATTCAGCCGCTGGAGATGTCGTCTATTCCCGGCTGGGAGCGCGTGCCCAAGCCCTGGCAGGATTTGGTAACGCGCGATCGCCAGGGTGCGCTGAGCGCTACGGGTCTGGTGTGGGGTGCGCCCTACCGCTGGGGCAGCGTGGCGATCGCCTTTCGCAGGGATAAGCTAGACCCCCTGGGCTGGCAACCCCAAGACTGGGCAGACCTGTGGCGGCCGGAGCTAGCCGGAATGCTGTCGCTGCCCGATAGCCCGCGCACGGTGTTGGGGCTGGTGCTAAAGAAACTGGGGCGCTCGGTTAATGAATCAAACCTGGAGACCGTTCCCAATTTGCAGGATGAACTGGCTGCCCTCGACCGCCAGACTAAGTTCTACAGTTCTACCGATTATTTGCAGCCGCTGCTGATCGACGACACCTGGGCCGCCGTGGGCTGGACGACCGACATTCTGCCCGTGATGCAGGGCGACCCGCGCATTGGGGCGGTGATTCCCGCGTCGGGCACGATGCTGTTTAGCGATTTGTGGGTGCGTCCAGCGCGATCGCCCTCTACAGAGTCCAATCCGGGGGCGATCGCCGAATCTGCGCTGGCCCAGTGGATCGACTTTTGCTGGCAGCCGGAGACTGCAACCCGCCTGTCGCTGCAAACGGCCGCTGCATCGCCCATTTTTGCGCTGGATACATCGGACTTGCCTGCGGACTTGCGAAACCGTGAGCTACGGCTGCCTGCCGAGTCCATTTTGCAAAAAAGCGAATTTCTATTGCCGCTGTCGCCCGCTAGCGCTGCCCAATTTCGGCAGGCGTGGTCGGCGTTGCCGCGGCAGGCGTGGATCGACCCGTCAGCCCAGCAATCCCGTCGGAACGCAGCATAA
- a CDS encoding two-component system response regulator — MQLQLNQSYVLVLDKPSDELRRLESQLARLHCPVVVTNSAVQMMLRVSQSPPSLVILVGGDRRWSEVLVKQLRNNANARHTTIVTLTDHHAPSWLHQEENPGFDGFLVKPLTADVLMSLVQSAWARQSVGSAS; from the coding sequence ATGCAACTGCAACTCAACCAGAGCTATGTCTTGGTGTTGGATAAGCCGTCCGACGAACTTCGCAGACTAGAGTCTCAGCTTGCTCGGTTGCACTGTCCTGTTGTGGTGACAAACTCAGCCGTGCAAATGATGCTGCGAGTGAGCCAGTCGCCGCCGTCTCTGGTGATTTTGGTGGGGGGCGATCGCCGCTGGTCTGAGGTGCTAGTCAAACAGCTCCGCAACAACGCCAACGCCCGCCACACTACCATCGTCACGCTGACCGATCACCATGCGCCGAGCTGGCTGCACCAAGAAGAAAATCCGGGCTTTGATGGATTTCTAGTCAAGCCGCTCACTGCCGATGTGCTGATGTCGCTGGTGCAGTCGGCCTGGGCGCGACAGAGCGTTGGCTCCGCCAGCTAG